From one Bradyrhizobium sp. Ash2021 genomic stretch:
- a CDS encoding antibiotic biosynthesis monooxygenase family protein, translating to MAASNQNLVVTAFWETNPGEEGAIANLLKDFLPQAQQEPGVKEFQIHQNISKPREFFFYEVFAGEAAFADHQQTQHFKNIIVGQAVPRLAKRERSQFRFI from the coding sequence ATGGCAGCGTCGAATCAAAACCTGGTCGTGACCGCGTTCTGGGAAACCAATCCAGGCGAGGAAGGTGCGATTGCAAACCTTCTGAAGGATTTTCTGCCGCAGGCGCAGCAGGAACCGGGCGTGAAGGAATTTCAGATCCACCAGAACATATCGAAGCCGCGGGAATTCTTCTTCTACGAGGTGTTCGCGGGAGAGGCCGCCTTCGCGGATCATCAGCAAACCCAGCACTTCAAGAACATCATCGTCGGCCAGGCGGTTCCCAGGCTGGCAAAGCGCGAGCGGTCCCAGTTCCGGTTCATCTGA
- a CDS encoding ABC transporter permease, with the protein MLGIVVGVAAVVCMVSVGAGAQAEVSEKIRTLGANLLLVMPGARNAGGARLESGTQPTLTEEDAAAIRRELVDAQVAAPLLSRSMPLVAANRNWVTLVAGINADYLVAREWQVTNGRSFTGEEIASGAKVAIVGSVIIEELFDGRAGIGETFRIGNVPFTVIGVLDNKGLGAAGRSQDDVVFIPLSTAQSRVLGAVRGTTRQALDFISIKVSDATAMSEMEREIEALLRQRHRIRGDAPSDFRIENPADVLIARGAAVRTLGILLIAVAAVSLVVGGISIMNIMLVSVSERTREIGLRMAVGASRRDIRWQFLIEALILALIGGLVGAALGAAAAVAIAWKAGWPILISPWAVILACGFAGFVGISFGLYPAHRAARLDPIVALRFE; encoded by the coding sequence ATGCTTGGGATCGTCGTTGGCGTCGCAGCCGTGGTCTGCATGGTATCGGTGGGAGCCGGCGCACAAGCGGAAGTTTCGGAGAAGATCCGCACACTTGGAGCCAACCTCCTGCTGGTCATGCCCGGAGCCCGAAACGCCGGGGGAGCGAGGCTCGAATCCGGAACACAGCCGACGCTGACCGAAGAGGACGCCGCGGCCATCCGCCGCGAACTGGTGGATGCGCAGGTCGCGGCCCCGCTGCTGTCTCGTTCCATGCCCCTCGTGGCCGCAAACAGGAACTGGGTGACGCTGGTGGCTGGAATTAATGCCGACTATCTGGTGGCGCGCGAATGGCAAGTTACCAACGGCCGATCCTTCACGGGCGAGGAGATCGCATCCGGAGCCAAAGTTGCCATCGTGGGGTCGGTGATCATCGAGGAGCTCTTCGATGGGCGTGCGGGAATAGGAGAGACATTTCGGATTGGCAACGTCCCATTCACCGTGATTGGTGTGCTGGACAACAAGGGGTTGGGCGCAGCTGGCCGCAGCCAGGACGATGTCGTGTTCATTCCGCTGTCGACTGCGCAGAGCCGCGTGCTCGGCGCCGTGCGCGGCACGACCCGCCAAGCACTGGATTTCATCTCGATCAAGGTGTCGGATGCGACCGCGATGTCGGAGATGGAACGCGAGATCGAGGCGTTGCTTCGGCAGCGGCATCGCATTCGCGGGGATGCCCCCAGCGATTTCAGGATCGAGAATCCGGCGGATGTCCTGATTGCACGCGGGGCCGCCGTGCGGACCCTCGGAATTCTGTTAATCGCGGTGGCCGCGGTTTCGCTGGTCGTTGGCGGCATCAGCATCATGAACATCATGCTGGTTTCGGTGTCCGAACGCACCCGCGAAATCGGCTTGCGCATGGCTGTGGGGGCCAGCCGCCGCGATATCCGATGGCAATTCCTGATCGAAGCCTTGATCCTGGCGCTGATCGGGGGGCTGGTGGGCGCGGCGTTGGGAGCCGCCGCAGCGGTCGCAATCGCCTGGAAAGCTGGCTGGCCGATCCTGATCAGCCCCTGGGCGGTCATCCTGGCTTGTGGATTTGCAGGGTTCGTCGGAATTTCGTTTGGCCTCTATCCGGCCCATCGGGCCGCGCGGCTTGATCCGATTGTGGCTTTACGCTTCGAATAG